The Sphingomonas sp. So64.6b genome includes a region encoding these proteins:
- a CDS encoding DJ-1/PfpI family protein, with the protein MMQPPSVPKRVLLLAFEGINLLDLAGPLQAFEASEPHRMAPERYETVVASLAGGDIQTSTRLPIGTRKLSDLESGSFDTIMVGGGGANGRPIVVPLLVDWLRNNVGTTDRICSICAGAFVLAAAGLLDGRRATTHWHWTALLQRENPSVDVQADSIYTHDGKIWTSAGVTAGIDLTLALIEQDHGHQVAIQAARRLVVFMKRPGGQAQFSAPLMLQSRSNKRFSDLHAWMRQNLADDLRIDRLAEVASMSERNFNRLYVASVGETPARSVEAMRFEAACGFLELSSLPLKTIASAAGLGNEQNLRRLFARRAGVTPAEYRLRFGKAGPS; encoded by the coding sequence ATGATGCAGCCGCCTTCCGTTCCCAAGCGAGTGCTGCTCCTCGCTTTTGAGGGGATTAACCTGCTGGACCTAGCGGGGCCGCTACAGGCCTTTGAGGCGAGCGAGCCACATCGCATGGCGCCCGAGCGTTACGAGACGGTCGTCGCGTCGCTCGCCGGTGGGGATATCCAGACGTCGACGCGCCTGCCGATCGGCACCAGGAAACTCAGCGATCTAGAGAGTGGATCCTTCGATACGATCATGGTCGGTGGAGGTGGTGCGAACGGACGGCCGATTGTCGTGCCCCTGCTCGTCGACTGGCTCCGAAACAATGTCGGCACAACCGATCGCATCTGCTCGATTTGCGCGGGTGCGTTTGTTCTCGCAGCCGCCGGGTTACTCGACGGCCGGCGCGCGACCACGCACTGGCATTGGACGGCGCTACTGCAGCGCGAAAACCCGTCGGTCGACGTCCAGGCAGACTCGATTTATACCCATGACGGTAAAATCTGGACGTCGGCGGGAGTGACCGCCGGGATCGATCTGACCTTGGCGCTGATCGAACAGGATCATGGCCACCAGGTCGCGATCCAGGCGGCGCGGCGGCTGGTCGTCTTTATGAAGCGACCGGGCGGCCAAGCGCAATTCTCGGCTCCCCTCATGCTGCAAAGCAGGAGCAACAAGCGATTTTCGGATCTTCATGCATGGATGAGACAGAACCTGGCTGATGATCTGAGAATCGATCGGCTGGCCGAGGTTGCGAGCATGTCCGAGCGCAATTTCAACCGGCTATATGTGGCGTCGGTCGGCGAAACACCGGCTCGGTCGGTCGAGGCGATGCGCTTCGAGGCAGCCTGTGGATTCCTCGAATTGTCGTCGCTCCCGCTGAAGACGATCGCTTCTGCCGCAGGCCTTGGCAACGAACAGAATCTTCGCCGCCTGTTCGCGCGGCGGGCGGGCGTCACCCCGGCAGAGTATCGCCTGCGATTCGGCAAAGCCGGGCCTTCTTGA
- a CDS encoding DJ-1/PfpI family protein: MLVHPMMVMQDLIGPLTVFNLMRCEIHLVWKNREPVMTEVGLLVAPTTTFAECPDRLDVLFAPGGLDGSVAIMDDPEVLNFFKEQGKTARYITSDCTGSLILGAAGLLRGYKATSHWSVRDEPLALMGAIPTHQRVVVDRNRITGGGVTAGIDFGLTLAALLRGKESAQTIQLVIEYAPAPPFNAGTPETAPKSIYDALVSRRADPVERARQKAARAAASWTSAGRTTGGARAH; the protein is encoded by the coding sequence ATGCTCGTCCACCCGATGATGGTGATGCAGGATCTAATCGGCCCACTCACCGTCTTCAATCTGATGCGCTGCGAGATTCACCTCGTCTGGAAGAACCGCGAACCGGTCATGACCGAGGTCGGTCTGCTGGTCGCGCCAACGACGACGTTTGCGGAATGCCCCGACCGTCTCGATGTCCTGTTCGCGCCGGGCGGCCTCGATGGATCGGTCGCGATCATGGATGATCCCGAAGTACTAAACTTCTTCAAGGAGCAGGGTAAGACGGCGCGCTACATCACTAGCGACTGCACCGGGTCGCTTATCCTCGGGGCCGCCGGCCTGCTGCGCGGCTACAAGGCAACGAGCCACTGGTCGGTGCGAGACGAGCCTCTCGCGTTGATGGGGGCGATACCAACGCACCAGCGCGTCGTTGTCGACCGGAACCGCATAACGGGCGGCGGCGTCACCGCAGGCATCGACTTTGGTCTGACACTTGCCGCCCTCTTGCGCGGAAAGGAATCGGCCCAGACCATTCAACTCGTCATCGAATACGCACCCGCGCCGCCATTCAACGCGGGCACGCCGGAAACGGCGCCAAAATCCATCTACGATGCCCTGGTAAGCCGACGTGCTGACCCGGTCGAACGGGCCCGACAAAAGGCTGCGCGCGCGGCCGCATCTTGGACCAGCGCCGGTCGGACGACGGGCGGCGCTCGGGCGCACTGA
- a CDS encoding amino acid aminotransferase — protein sequence MFGDLAEPPVDPILGLAQMLARDTNIDKVDLGIGIYHDEWGRAPVLKCVKDAERWLLETQSSKRYLSSAGNADFNLRTRELLFGTGSDAFDRSRALQTPGGTGALRVASDLLKRLRPEGRVFIPGPTWPNHPGVLKASGHELVVYPYYDQATATLTFGAMMDALADLKADDTLLLHGCCHNPSGADLNLDQWRTIASLVAAKGSAVLVDLAYLGLGDGLDEDSAGLRLLASALPELIVASSYSKNFALYRERVGALTVVGATEKAAALAHSHSIPVVRTLYSMPPDHGAAIVARILEDGELRRGWEAELAVMRERINAMRAQLAARLAAQSGRDYSFIARQRGMFTMLGISPPMVEILRSDHHIHLTSSGRINVAGLNTQNVERVADAIAAVNLL from the coding sequence ATGTTTGGGGACCTTGCTGAACCGCCCGTCGATCCGATCCTCGGTCTTGCGCAAATGCTTGCGCGGGATACGAACATCGACAAGGTCGATCTCGGGATTGGCATCTACCACGACGAATGGGGCCGGGCCCCCGTTCTCAAATGCGTGAAGGACGCCGAGCGTTGGCTGCTCGAAACCCAGTCGAGCAAGCGCTACCTGTCGTCCGCGGGCAATGCTGACTTCAACTTGCGGACACGCGAATTGCTGTTCGGCACAGGCAGCGATGCCTTTGATCGCAGTCGCGCACTGCAGACGCCGGGTGGCACCGGGGCGCTCCGGGTGGCCTCCGATCTGTTGAAGCGGTTGCGACCGGAAGGCCGGGTGTTCATCCCTGGACCGACTTGGCCCAACCACCCTGGCGTGCTCAAAGCGAGCGGTCATGAACTTGTAGTCTATCCCTATTATGATCAGGCGACCGCCACCCTCACTTTTGGTGCCATGATGGACGCGCTGGCGGACCTAAAGGCCGACGATACCCTCTTGTTGCACGGCTGCTGTCATAATCCGTCTGGCGCTGACCTCAACCTAGATCAATGGCGTACGATCGCAAGCTTGGTTGCCGCAAAGGGGTCGGCGGTACTGGTTGATCTTGCCTATCTGGGTCTTGGGGACGGCCTTGACGAGGATTCCGCCGGCCTTCGCCTGCTCGCAAGTGCCCTTCCCGAGCTGATCGTTGCGAGTTCCTATTCGAAGAACTTCGCACTCTACCGCGAACGTGTGGGCGCACTGACAGTGGTGGGCGCGACCGAGAAGGCGGCGGCCCTCGCACATTCCCATTCAATCCCGGTGGTACGTACGCTTTATTCGATGCCGCCTGATCACGGAGCCGCCATCGTCGCCCGTATACTCGAAGACGGCGAGTTGCGGCGCGGCTGGGAAGCCGAGCTCGCGGTTATGCGCGAGCGTATCAACGCCATGCGTGCCCAGTTAGCGGCCAGATTGGCTGCTCAGAGCGGCCGCGATTATAGCTTCATCGCGCGCCAGCGCGGGATGTTCACGATGCTCGGTATCTCTCCCCCAATGGTCGAGATTCTACGCAGCGATCATCACATCCACTTGACCAGTTCAGGCCGGATCAACGTCGCCGGTTTGAACACCCAGAATGTCGAGCGCGTCGCGGACGCGATCGCTGCGGTAAACTTGCTGTAA